CAGGTCCGCGTGGTAGGCTTCGGCTTCTGACCACTCGCACGCGCCTGTCAATACGGTGGCGGCGGCACTATGGAGCTTGTATGTTGATTGCCACTCACGGCGGCAAATTCCACGCGGACGATGCGTGGGCGGTCGCCGTCCTGAAGGTGCTGTTCCCCGACGCGGACATCGTCCGCACCCGCGAACAGGCCAGGATCGATGCCGCCGACTTCGCGATCGACGTCGGCGGGGTCTGGGACCCGGCCTCGGGCCGCTTCGACCACCACCAGAAGGAATTCGACGCCACCCGCGGCTCGGGCGTGCCCTATGCCAGCGCCGGCCTGGTGTGGCGCGAGTACGGCGCGCAATGCGTCGCCGCCCTGGCCGAGCGCCATACCGGCGAGCGCCTGGCCGACGACACGGCCCAGCAGATCGCCTATGCGATCGATGCCGATATCGTGCAATACCTCGATTTATCCGACGTGGGCGTCGCCAGGAACGCACCCGGCAGCTATGGGCTGTCGGCGGTAGTGTCTGGCTTCAATCCGGGCTGGCTCGACGAGCAGCGCCTGGGCTACGGCGAAGCGGTAGACACCTACCGCATGGGCCAGTTCATGCGCGCGCTGGAATTCCTGACCGACATCATGGGCAATGCCGTGCGCTACCGCGTGGGCGCCATGCTGGCCGTGACCCAGGTGCGCCAGGCCGAGGTGCTCGAAGACGGCAAGCTTTTATTCCTCAAGAACGCTGCTCTCCCCTGGAGCAGCGTGGTGCGCAAGGAAATGCCGAAGATCCTGTTCGTCATCAGCCACAGCCTGACCGAGCAGCGCTACATCCTGCACACGGTGCCGGTCGATACCGAAAGCTTCGACGCCCGGGCCGACCTGCCGGCCTCCTGGGCCGGCCTGCGCGATGCAGAACTGGCGGCCGTGACCGGCGTCGAGGATGCCGTGTTCTGCCATACCGGCCTGTTCATCGCCGCCGCCCGCAGCTATGAAGGCATCCGCAGCATGGCGCGCCAGGCGCTCGATGCGGTAGCGCAGTAAGGCAGATCGAGACGGTCTCCCGTACAATTGCGGTTTTAGTAACACGGGAGCAACACCAATGCGCGCCATCGAAATCACCCAGCCCGGCAAGCCGGACGTCCTGCAATTGTGCGAACGCCCGACCCCGGTCCTGAAGGCCGGCGAAGTATTGATCAAGGTCCATGCCGCCGGCATCAACCGCCCTGACGTGCTGCAGCGCCTGGGTAAATACCCGGTGCCGTCCGGCGCGTCCGACTTGCCCGGCCTCGAAGTGGCGGGCGAGATCGTCGACGGCGACCTGGCCGGCAGTAATTTTACAAAGGGCGACCTGGTGTGCGCGCTGGTGCAGGGCGGCGGCTATGCCGAATACTGCGCGGCGCCGCTCGACCAATGCCTGCCGGTGCCTCAAGGCCTGAGCACGCTCGAAGCGGCTACCTTGCCCGAAACTTATTTCACGGTGTGGAGCAATGTCTTCGACCGCGCACGCCTGGCCGACGGCGAAAGCCTGCTGGTGCAGGGCGGCAGCTCGGGCATCGGCGTGACCGCGATCCAGCTGGCGAAGGCGCTGGGCCACCGCGTGTTCGCCACCGCCGGCAGCGCGGACAAATGCCGCGCCGTCGAGGCGCTCGGCGCCGAACGCGGCATCAACTACCGCGACGAGGATTTCGCCGCCGTGGTCAAGGAACTAACGGGCGGCAAAGGTGTCGACGTCATTCTCGATATGGTGGCGGGAGATTATGTGGCGCGCGAGATCGATTGCCTGGCCGACGACGGCCGCCTGGTCGTGATCGCATTGCTGGGCGGCGCGCGCGCCGACCTCGACATGGGCCAGGTGCTGCGCCGGCGCCTGCACATCACGGGCTCGACCCTGCGTCCGCGTCCGGTGGCGTTCAAGGCCGCCATCGCGCGCCAGCTCCGTGAACACGCGTGGCCGCTGTTCGCGCAAGGGAAGATCAAGCCGGTGATCCACCAGGTATTCCCGCTCGAACAGGCAGCCCAGGCGCATGCCTTGATGGAATCGAGCACCCACGTCGGCAAGATCGTCCTGCAGGTGCGGGAAGAGTGACAAATTAAAACACGATAGAACGCGCGCCGGCAGGGCCAGGACGGCCCCGCCACGGCGCATCCGGAGGCGGCCCGAAGGCGGCTTGACAGCCCAGCCTTTGTTTGACCGCCATATGATCGACCGCTAGAATAGCGGGTTATTTGACATGGGGTAGTATGCGTCCCAAACTCGTCGTAGGTAACTGGAAGATGAATGGCAGCCGCGCAGGCAATGCGCAGCTGCTGCAAGGCATTCTCGCTGGATTGAACGACCAGGGCGCCGCTTGCGCCGTGTGCGTGCCGGCGCCGTACTTGTTCCAGTGCGAACAACTTCTCGCGGGCAGCGCGATGGCCTGGGGCGCGCAAGACGTCGCGACCGAGCCCTGCGGCGCCTTCACCGGTGAAGTATGTTCCTCGATGCTGCAGGATTTCGGCTGTCGTTACGTGATCGTGGGTCACTCCGAACGCCGCGCCTACCATGGCGAATCGAATGAACTGGTGGCAGCCAAGGCCAAGGCGGCGCTGGATGCCGGGCTGACTCCGATCGTCTGTGTCGGCGAAACGCTGGCCCAGCGCGAGGCGGGCGCCACCCAGGACGTGGTTGGCGCCCAACTGGACGCGGTGCTGGAAGTGGTGGGCGCCGATGCCGTGCCCAGGCTGGTGCTGGCCTACGAGCCGGTATGGGCGATCGGCACCGGCAAGACGGCGACGCCGGCGATGGCGCAAGAGGTACATGCCTTCCTGCGTCAAAAACTGCGCGACTGCAACGCCGGCGCGGCCGAAAACGTACAAATCCTTTACGGCGGCAGCATGAAGCCGGAGAATGCAGGCGATCTGATGGCGCAAGCGGATATCGATGGCGGTTTGATCGGTGGGGCGGCGCTAAAGTCGACTGATTTTCTCGGGATTATCGGGGCGGCCCCGAAAACTGTATAAAAACTGTCTCAAAGCATCACGAATTTTCGAATCTTTTGAAAATAAGAAATTTAAAAACGTTGTATTAAACCTTGGAATGGAATTGCAATGATCTGGTTCAATTTGATTATCGTCGTGCAGGTTGTTTCGGCCCTGGCCATTATCGGCCTGGTGCTGATGCAGCACGGTAAGGGCGCCGACATGGGCGCCGCCTTCGGTTCGGGCGCCTCGGGCAGCCTGTTCGGCGCCTCGGGTTCGTCGAACTTCCTGTCGAAGTCGACCGCCGTGGCGGCCGCGATCTTCTTCGGCTCGACTCTGGCCCTGGCCTATATCGGCAACAGCGGCGCCAGTGGCGAGAGCGGCGGCGGCGTCATGGGCCGCGTGACCGTGCCGTCGAGCCAGGCGCCAGCTACCGGCATCCCTGGCGGCGCGCCTGCGCAGACCGCGCCGGCCGACGTGCCGACCCTGCCGGCCGGCAGCGCCGCACCGGCCGACGCCGTGCCTGCAACCCCGGCACCTGCAGCGCCAGCCCCGGCAACCCCGGCGCCAGCCACGCCAGCCCAGTAAGACCGTTGCGGCGCGGCACCCGCGCCACACTTGCTCCTCAAAAACGCGCCGTTCTACGGCGCGTTGTCGTTTTTAGGCGTAGAATGCGGCGGCGCGTGGCGAGTGTAGTAAGCCATCCGGTGCTTGACCTTTGGAATATTGACGCACGACCTGTTTTGCAATGCTGTCCTGTCGGTGAGAATAATTGATGAGCCATCGATTATTTGGCGATACAAGGCAAAAAAATCGCAAATATCCTTGTGATTACGCAATTTGAGCATTGAAAAGACATGCTAAGGCAGGTTAAAATACTGGTCTCCAGCCGACGTGGTGAAATTGGTAGACACGCTATCTTGAGGGGGTAGTGGCGCAAGCTGTGCGAGTTCGAGTCTCGCCGTCGGCACCAAAATTTAGAAAGAGCCAGCAAGGGCGCACGGGTTTTTCCTCATGCCTGAGCTGGCTTTTTCACGAGGATCGTCGTCCGGTCCTGGTGGCAGGCTTGAAGCCAGGTTCGCACGATTCGGTGCTGCATCCCCGCAGTATTCCATTAACCGATCGTTCAGAAAGCTTCATCGTGAACCTCGAGAATTATCTCCCCGTCCTACTCTTTATCCTGGTTGGCATCGGCGTCGGTGTCGCCCCGCAGGTGCTCGGCCGCCTGCTCGGGCCGCACAAGCCCGACGATGCCAAGCTGTCCCCGTATGAATGCGGCTTCGAAGCCTTCGAAGACGCGCGCATGAAGTTCGACGTCAGGTACTACCTGATCGCGATCCTGTTTATTTTGTTTGATCTGGAAACGGCATTCTTCTTCCCATGGGGCGTCTCGATGCGCGAGCTGGGTTGGACCGGTTTCATCACGATGATGGTGTTCATCGCCGAGTTCGTGGTCGGTTTCTGGTACATCTGGAAGAAAGGTGCCCTTGATTGGGAATAAGCCATGGCAATTGAAGGCGTATTAAACGAAGGTTTCATCACCACCACAGCCGACAAGCTGATCAACTGGGCGCGCACGGGGTCGATGTTCCCGATGACGTTCGGTCTGGCCTGCTGCGCGGTCGAGATGATGCACGTGGGCGCGGCCCGCTACGACATGGACCGCTTCGGTATCGTGTTCCGTCCATCGCCACGTCAGTCCGACGTGATGATCGTCGCCGGCACCCTGTGTAACAAGATGGCGCCGGCGCTACGCAAGGTCTACGACCAGATGGCCGAACCGCGCTGGGTGATCTCGATGGGTTCCTGTGCCAACGGCGGCGGCTACTACCACTACTCGTATTCGGTAGTGCGCGGCTGCGATCGCATCGTCCCGGTCGATGTGTACGTGCCAGGCTGCCCGCCGACTGCCGAAGCACTGCTGTACGGCATCATGCAGCTCCAGAACAAGATCAAGCGCACCAATACCATCGCGCGCTAAAAACGGACGGCGTACTCCATGACGACAAAACTCGAGACCCTTGAACTCGCCCTGAAAAATGCATTGGGCGAGGGCGCTGCCATTTCCGCGGCGCTGGGCGAAGTGACGGTGGTGGTCAAGGCCGCGGACTACATCAAGACGATGCAGACGCTGCGCGACGACCGCACCCTGGCATTCGAACAGATGATCGACCTGTGCGGCGTCGACTATTCGACCTATGGCGAAGGCACCTATGAGGGCCCGCGCTTTGCGGTCGTGGTGCACCTGCTGTCGATCGAGAAGAACTGGCGCGTGCGCGTGCGCGTGTTCTGCCCGGACGACGAGATGCCTCTTGTCGAGACGATCACCCCGATCTGGCGCGCCGCCAACTGGTTCGAGCGCGAAGCGTTCGACATGTATGGCATCCTGTTCGAAGGCCACGGCGACCTGCGCCGCATCCTGACCGACTACGGCTTCATCGGCCACCCGTTCCGCAAGGACTTCCCGATCTCGGGCTACGTCGAAATGCGCTACGACCCGGAACAGAAACGCGTGATCTACCAACCCGTCACGATCGAGCCGCGCGAGAACATCCCGCGCGTGATTCGCGAAGAGACCTACGGGACGAAATAATGGCTGAGCTTAAGAACTACACCCTGAACTTTGGTCCGCAGCACCCGGCAGCGCACGGCGTGCTGCGTCTGGTGCTCGAACTCGACGGCGAGGTGATCCAGCGCGCCGACCCGCACATCGGCCTGCTGCACCGCGGCACCGAGAAGCTGGCCGAAACCCGCACCTACCTGCAGTCGGTGCCGTACATGGACCGCCTCGACTACGTGTCGATGATGTGCAACGAGCACGGCTATGTGCTGGCGATCGAAAAGCTGCTCGGCATCGAAGCGCCGATCCGCGCCCAGTACATCCGCACGATGTTCGACGAGATCACCCGCATCCTGAACCACCTGATGTGGCTGGGCGCGCACGCGCTGGACATCGGCGCCATGGGCCCGTTCCTGTACTGCTTCCGCGACCGCGAAGACCTGTTCGACGTCTATGAAGCCGTGTCGGGCGCGCGCATGCACGCAGCTTACTATCGTCCGGGCGGCGTGTACCGCGACCTGCCGGACACCATGCCGCAACACAAGCAGTCGCCGATCCGCAGCGCCAAGGCGATCGCCGAGCTGAACGAACACCGCCAGGGTTCGGTCATCGACTTCCTCGATGCCTTCACCAAGCGCTTCGACGGCTATGTCGACGAATACGAAACCCTCTTGACCGACAACCGTATCTGGAAGCAGCGTACGGTCGGCATCGGTGTCGTGTCGCCGGAAGACGCGAAAGCCATGGGCTTCACCGGCGCCATGCTGCGCGGCTCGGGCATCGCCTGGGACCTGCGCAAGCACCAGCCTTACGCCGCCTACGACAAGGTCGAGTTCGACATCCCGGTCGGCACCAATGGCGACTCCTACGACCGCTACCTCGTGCGCGTGGAAGAACTGCGCCAGTCGAACCGCATCATCAAGCAGTGCCTGGCCTGGCTGCGCGCCAACCCGGGCCCGGTGATGATCGACAATAACAAGATCGCGCCGCCAAACCGGATGGACATGAAGTCCAATATGGAATCGCTGATCCACCACTTCAAGTTGTTCACCGAAGGCTTCCACGTCCCCGAGGGCGAGGCCTATGCCGCGGTCGAGCACCCGAAGGGCGAGTTCGGCATCTATATCGTCTCCGACGGCGCCAACAAGCCATACCGCCTGAAAATCCGCACCCCGGACTACGTCCACCTGCAGAGCCTCGACGAGATGGCACGCGGCCACATGATCGCTGACGCGGTGGCCATCATCGGTACCCAGGACATCGTGTTCGGCAGTATCGACCGGTAATAAGAGGGCAGAGAAAAACTATGTTATCCGCGCAGTGCTATCAAAAAATCGATCGCGAGCTGGCCAAGTACCCAGCCGATCAACGCCAGTCGGCCGTGATGGCTTCGCTGGCCCATGCCCAGGTCGAACTGGGCTGGCTGTCGCCTGAAACGATGCAAGAGATTGCCGACTACATCGGCATGCCGGCCATCGCCGTGCAGGAAGTGGCGACTTTCTACAATATGTTCAACATCAAGCCGGTCGGCAAGCACAAGATCACCGTGTGCACCAACCTGCCATGCGCGCTGTCAGGCGGCGAGCACGCGGCCCAGCGCATCAAGGACGCGCTCGGCATCGACTTCCGCGACACCACCGAAGACGGCAAATTCACGCTGATGGAAGGCGAGTGCATGGGCGCTTGCGGCGACGCACCGGTCATGCTGGTGAACAACCACCGCATGTGTTCGTTCATGAGCGACGCCAAGATCGACGCCCTGCTTGAGGAACTGAACAAATGACCAGCCTGCACGACCGTCACATCAAACCGCTGATCCTCGCCGACCTGAATGGCGAGAACTGGCACCTGGCCGACTACGTCAAGCGTGGCGGCTATTCGGCGCTGCGCCGCATCATCGAAGAAAAGATCACCCCCGAGCAGATCATCGCCGACATGAAGGCCTCGGGCCTGCGTGGCCGCGGCGGCGCCGGTTTCCCGACTGGCCTCAAGTGGAGCTTCATGCCGCGCCAGTTCCCGGGCCAGAAATACCTCGTCTGCAATACTGACGAAGGCGAGCCGGGCACGTTCAAGGACCGCGACATCATCCGCTACAACCCGCATTCGCTGATCGAAGGCATGGCCATCGGCGCCTACGCGATGGGCATCACCGTGGGTTACAACTACATCCACGGCGAGATCTTCGAAGACTACCTGCGTTTCGAAGAAGCGCTGGAAGAAGCGCGCGCGGCCGGCTTCCTGGGCGATAACATCCTGGGTTCGACTTTCTCGTTCCAGCTGCACGCCCACCACGGCTACGGCGCCTATATCTGCGGCGAAGAAACCGCGCTGCTCGAGTCGCTGGAAGGCAAGAAGGGCCAGCCGCGCTTCAAGCCGCCATTCCCGGCCTCGTTCGGACTGTATGGCAAGCCGACCACGATCAACAACACCGAAACGTTCGCGGCGGTCCCGTTCATCCTGAACATCGGCGCCGAGAACTACATGGCGCTGGGCAAGCCGAACAACGGCGGCACCAAGATCTTCTCGATCTCGGGCGACGTCGAGCGTCCAGGCAACTACGAAGTCCCGTTGGGCACGCCATTCGCGACCCTGATGGAACTGGCGGGCGGCATGCGCGGCGGCAAGAAGATCAAGGCCGTCATTCCTGGCGGTTCGTCGGCGCCTGTCGTGCCGGGCGATCTCATGATGCAGACCGACCTCGATTACGATTCGATCGCCAAAGCCGGCTCGATGCTGGGTTCGGGCGCCGTCATCGTCATGGACGAGACCCGCTGCATGGTCAAGTCGCTGCTGCGCCTGTCGTACTTCTATTACGAAGAATCGTGCGGCCAGTGCACCCCGTGCCGTGAAGGCACCGGCTGGATGTACCGCATGGTCCACCGCATCGAGAACGGCCAGGGTCGTCCGGAAGACATGGATCTGCTGAACAACATCGCCGACAACATCAAGGGCCGCACCATTTGCGCGCTCGGCGATGCGGCCGCGATGCCAGTCCAGGCGATGATCAAGCACTTCCGCCAGGAATTTGAATATCACATCGAGCACAAGCACTGCCTCGTGCCCGCATACCTTTAAACCAGGTCAGGTAACGATCAAATGGTTGAAATCGAATTAGACGGCAAGAAAGTCGAAGTCCCACCGGGTTCCATGGTGATGGACGCCGCAAACAAACTCGGCACCTATATTCCGCACTTCTGCTATCACAAGAAATTGTCGATCGCAGCGAACTGCCGCATGTGCCTGGTCGAAGTGGAAAAGGCGCCGAAGCCGCTGCCAGCATGCGCCACGCCAGTGTCGCCCGGCATGATCGTGCGCAGCCACAGCGACAAGGCCGTGCAGGCCCAGAAGTCGGTGATGGAATTCCTGCTCATTAACCACCCGCTGGATTGCCCGATCTGCGACCAGGGCGGCGAATGCCAGCTGCAGGACCTGGCCGTCGGCTACGGCAAGAGCGGTTCGCGCTACGAAGAAGAAAAACGCGTGGTGGCCCCGAAAGAAGCGGGCCCGCTGATCTCGATGGAAGAGATGTCGCGCTGCATCCAGTGCACCCGTTGCGTGCGTTTCGGCCAGGAAGTGGCCGGCGTCATGGAATTCGGCATGCTGGGCCGCGGCGAGCATTCCGAGATCACGACTTTTGTCGGCAAGACCGTCGACTCGGAAGTGTCGGGCAATATGATCGACCTGTGCCCGGTCGGCGCGCTGACCAGCAAGCCATTCCGCTACTCGGCACGTCCATGGGAACTGCAGCGCCGCAAGTCGGTGTCGCCGCACGATTCGCTGGGCGCCAACCTGATCGTCCAGGTCAAGGGCGGTAAAGTCATGCGCGTGCTGCCGCTTGAGAACGAAGCGGTCAACGAGTGCTGGATTTCGGATAAAGAGCGTTTCTCGTACGAAGCGCTGGACAATGCCGACCGCCTCACCAAGCCAATGATCAAGCAGGATAGCAAGTGGATCGAGACCGAGTGGTCGACGGCCCTCGAATACGTTGCCCACGGCCTGCGCAATATCCGCCACGAGCACGGCGCCGACAGCCTCGCGGCCGTCGCCACCGCCCACTCGACCGTGGAAGAACTGTACCTGCTGAATAAAGCCTTCCGTGGCTTCGGTTCGGAGAACGTCGATTTCCGCCTGCGCCAGAGCGATTTCGCCCTGGACGGCCAGGTCACGCCATGGCTCGGCATGCCGATCGCGCAACTGTCGAACCTGAAGCGCGCGCTGGTCATCGGTTCGTTCCTGCGCAAGGATCACCCGCTGGTCGCTACTCGCCTGCGCGCCGCTACCAAGGCCGGCCTGCGCCTGTCGCTGCTGGGTGGTTCGGACGACGAGCTGCTGATGAAAGTCGCCCACAAGCTGACCGCGGCGCCAAGCGACTGGCTGGTCGCGCTGTCGGAAGTCGTGGTCGCCATCGCTGCCGACAAGAACATCGCTGTCCCGACCGGTTTCGAAGGCATCGAGGCATCGGATATCGCCCGCGCGATCGCCGCCTCGCTGGTCGTCGTCGGTGACGTCGACGTGCCAGGCGCCATCCTGCTGGGCAACGCTGCCGCACAACACCCGCAAGCCTCGAAGATCCACGCCGCCGCGCAGTGGATCGCCGAGCAGACCGGCTGCTCGTTCGGCTACCTGGTCGACGCCGCCAACTCGGTCGGCGGTCACCTGGTCGGCGCGACCTCGGGCAAGAAAGAATCGTTGTTCGACACGCCGAAGAAAGCCTATGTGCTGCTGAACGCGGAACCGGAACTCGATGCGGCCAACCCGCAGCAAGCCGTCGCCGCCCTGAACGGCGCGGAGATGGTCGTCGCGATGTCGGCCTTCAAGCACGGCATGGATTACGCCGACGTGCTGCTGCCGATCGCGCCGTTCTCGGAAACCTCGGGCACGTTCGTGAACTGCGAAGGCCGCGCACAGAGCTTCAACGGCACCGTGCGTCCGCTGGGCGACGCCCGTCCAGCCTGGAAAGTGCTGCGCGTGCTGGGCAACCTGCTGGGCCTGACCGGCTTCGACTACGAGACCTCGGAATCGATCCGCGACGAAGCCTTCGGCAAGGGCAATACCGATCTGTCGGCCAAGCTGAACAACAAGGCGAATGTCGCCCTGACCGTGGGTTCGTACGCTCCTGCCGGCCAACTCGAGCGCCTGACCGATGTGCCGGTGTACTTCACCGACGCGCTGTCGCGTCGTTCGGAACCACTGCAGCGCACCGCCGACGCCAATGCGCCGCTGGTCACGCTGTCGAAAGCGGTCGCCGAATCGATCGGCGTTGCCGCTGGCGACAAGGTCAAAGTGACCCAGGGTAGCGGCTCGGCCGTCCTGGTCGCCGACGTCGACAAGACCCTGCCGTCGAACGCGGTGCGTGTCGCCGCCGGCCATCCGGCAGTAAGCACGCTGGGCGCCATGTTCGGTTCCATCCAAGTTGAAAAAGCAGGGGAGGGCAAGTAATGGCAACGCCTGGTTATATCGATTCATTTACCGCTGGCGGCGCTGAACTGCTCGGTCCGGTCTGGCCGCTGGTCTGGACCATCCTGAAAATCGTCGCCGTCGTGGCGCCGCTGATGATCGCGATCGCCTACGCCACGCTGTGGGAGCGCAAGTTCATCGGCTGGATCCAGATCCGTATCGGCCCGAACCGTGTCGGTCCCGGCGGCCTGCTGCAGCCGATGGCCGACGGCCTGAAGCTCCTGATCAAGGAAATCGTCATCCCGGCCAAGGCGAACCGCAACCTGTTCGTCATTGGCCCGATCATGACCATCATGCCGGCGCTGGCCGCCTGGTCGGTGGTGCCGTTCGGCCCGCAATTCGCGCTGGCCGACGTCAACGCGGGCGTGCTGCTGCTGCTGGCGATCACCTCGGTCGAAGTCTACGGCATCATCATCGCCGGCTGGGCCTCGAACTCGAAGTACTCGTTCATGGGCGCGATGCGCGCCTCGGCCCAGATGATCTCGTACGAAATCCCGATGGGCTTCGTGCTGGTGGTCGTGCTGATGGTGTCGGGCACCCTGAACCTGTCGGGCATCGTCGCCGGCCAGCAGATGGGCATGTTCGCCGACATGGGCCTGAACTTCCTGTCGTGGAACTGGCTGCCGCTGTTCCCGCTGTTCATCATCTACCTCGTGTCGGGCCTGGCCGAATGCGGCCGTCACCCGTTCGACGTGATCGAAGGCGAATCCGAAATCGTGGCCGGCCACATGGTCGAATACTCGGGCATGTCGTACGCGATGTTCATGCTGGCCGAATACGGCAACATGATCCTGATCGGTACCCTGGCGTCGCTGTTCTTCCTGGGTGGCTGGTCGGCGCCGTTCGCCTTCCTCGACTTCGATGGCGTGCTCGGCGGCCTGGTGGGCTTCTTCTGGCTGTTCCTGAAAACCTTCGCCTTCGTGACCTTCTTCATCTGGGTGCGCGGTACCTTCCCACGCTACCGCTATGACCAGATCATGCGTTTGGGCTGGAAAGTGTTCATCCCGCTGACCCTGATCTGGCTGGTCGTCGTCGCCGTCTGGATGCAGACGCCGTGGAATATTTGGATGTAAGGAACGGACATGTCACGAATGAAAGAAATCCTCGGCAGCTTGATGCTGACCGAGTTGATCAAGGGCTTGGCCCTGACCGGGAAATATGCGCTGTCGCGCAAGATCACGGTCCAGTACCCGGAAGAAAAGACCCCGATGTCGAACCGGTTCCGTGGCCTGCATGCGCTGCGTCGCTACCCCAACGGGGAAGAGCGCTGCATCGCCTGCAAGCTGTGCGAAGCGGTGTGCCCGGCCATGGCGATCACGATCGAGTCGGCGCAGCGCGATGACGGCACCCGCCGCACCACGCGCTACGACATCGACCTGACCAAGTGCATCTTCTGCGGCTTCTGCGAAGAATCGTGCCCGGTCGACTCGATCGTGGAAACCCACGTGCTGGAATACCACGGCGAGAAACGCGGCGATCTCTACTACACCAAAGAGATGCTGCTCGCCGTCGGCGACCGCTACGAAGCCGACATCGCCGCCGCCCGCGAGGCGGATGCGAAGTACCGCTAATAACAAAAGGGTCCTGGGTAAGTCATGACATTTACAACTGTTTTGTTCTACGTGTTCGCGGCCATCATGGTGCTGGCCGCACTGCGCGTCATCACGGCCAAGAATCCGGTCCACGCCGCGCTGTTCCTGGTGCTGGCCTTCTTCAACGCGGCCGGCATCTGGCTGCTGCTGAAGGCCGAATTCCTCGCCATCGTGCTGGTGCTGGTCTATGTCGGCGCCGTCATGGTGCTGTTCCTGTTCGTCGTCATGATGCTCGATATTAATATCGACCGCATGCGCGAAGGTTTCTGGGGCTACCTGCCGGTGGCGTCCATCGTCGGTGGCCTGATCGTGCTCGAGATGGGCGTCGTGCTGTGGCACGGCTACGCCAACTTCGAGCAGAGCGCCGAAGCGGCTGCCCTGAACATCGGCGGCACCAAGGAGCTGGGCCTGCAGATCTATACCCGCTACATCTACGGCTTCGAGATCGCCGCCGTGGTGCTGCTGGTGGCGATCATCGCCGCCGTCGCCCTGACCCTGCGTCGCCGCAAGGACACCAAAGCCATCGACCCGGGCCTCGCGGTTCGCGTCAAGCGTAACGACCGCCTGAAGATCGTCAAGGTCGACACGGTCAACCAGCGCGCCATCGACGCAGCGAACGTCGAGAAGGCCGCCGCAGCCGCTGCTGCTGCCGCTGCCGCCGCCGAATCGAAGGAGCAAAAATGACCTTGACGCTCGCACACTACCTGATCCTGGGCGCGATCCTGTTCGCGATCTCGGTGGTCGGTATCTTCCTGAACCGGAAGAACATCATCATCCTGCTGATGGCCATCGAACTGATGCTGCTGGCGGTGAACCTGAACTTCATCGCGTTCTCCCATTACCTGGGCGACGCGGCGGGGCAGATCTTCGTGTTCTT
This portion of the Telluria beijingensis genome encodes:
- the nuoF gene encoding NADH-quinone oxidoreductase subunit NuoF; the encoded protein is MTSLHDRHIKPLILADLNGENWHLADYVKRGGYSALRRIIEEKITPEQIIADMKASGLRGRGGAGFPTGLKWSFMPRQFPGQKYLVCNTDEGEPGTFKDRDIIRYNPHSLIEGMAIGAYAMGITVGYNYIHGEIFEDYLRFEEALEEARAAGFLGDNILGSTFSFQLHAHHGYGAYICGEETALLESLEGKKGQPRFKPPFPASFGLYGKPTTINNTETFAAVPFILNIGAENYMALGKPNNGGTKIFSISGDVERPGNYEVPLGTPFATLMELAGGMRGGKKIKAVIPGGSSAPVVPGDLMMQTDLDYDSIAKAGSMLGSGAVIVMDETRCMVKSLLRLSYFYYEESCGQCTPCREGTGWMYRMVHRIENGQGRPEDMDLLNNIADNIKGRTICALGDAAAMPVQAMIKHFRQEFEYHIEHKHCLVPAYL
- the nuoG gene encoding NADH-quinone oxidoreductase subunit NuoG, whose translation is MVEIELDGKKVEVPPGSMVMDAANKLGTYIPHFCYHKKLSIAANCRMCLVEVEKAPKPLPACATPVSPGMIVRSHSDKAVQAQKSVMEFLLINHPLDCPICDQGGECQLQDLAVGYGKSGSRYEEEKRVVAPKEAGPLISMEEMSRCIQCTRCVRFGQEVAGVMEFGMLGRGEHSEITTFVGKTVDSEVSGNMIDLCPVGALTSKPFRYSARPWELQRRKSVSPHDSLGANLIVQVKGGKVMRVLPLENEAVNECWISDKERFSYEALDNADRLTKPMIKQDSKWIETEWSTALEYVAHGLRNIRHEHGADSLAAVATAHSTVEELYLLNKAFRGFGSENVDFRLRQSDFALDGQVTPWLGMPIAQLSNLKRALVIGSFLRKDHPLVATRLRAATKAGLRLSLLGGSDDELLMKVAHKLTAAPSDWLVALSEVVVAIAADKNIAVPTGFEGIEASDIARAIAASLVVVGDVDVPGAILLGNAAAQHPQASKIHAAAQWIAEQTGCSFGYLVDAANSVGGHLVGATSGKKESLFDTPKKAYVLLNAEPELDAANPQQAVAALNGAEMVVAMSAFKHGMDYADVLLPIAPFSETSGTFVNCEGRAQSFNGTVRPLGDARPAWKVLRVLGNLLGLTGFDYETSESIRDEAFGKGNTDLSAKLNNKANVALTVGSYAPAGQLERLTDVPVYFTDALSRRSEPLQRTADANAPLVTLSKAVAESIGVAAGDKVKVTQGSGSAVLVADVDKTLPSNAVRVAAGHPAVSTLGAMFGSIQVEKAGEGK
- the nuoH gene encoding NADH-quinone oxidoreductase subunit NuoH → MATPGYIDSFTAGGAELLGPVWPLVWTILKIVAVVAPLMIAIAYATLWERKFIGWIQIRIGPNRVGPGGLLQPMADGLKLLIKEIVIPAKANRNLFVIGPIMTIMPALAAWSVVPFGPQFALADVNAGVLLLLAITSVEVYGIIIAGWASNSKYSFMGAMRASAQMISYEIPMGFVLVVVLMVSGTLNLSGIVAGQQMGMFADMGLNFLSWNWLPLFPLFIIYLVSGLAECGRHPFDVIEGESEIVAGHMVEYSGMSYAMFMLAEYGNMILIGTLASLFFLGGWSAPFAFLDFDGVLGGLVGFFWLFLKTFAFVTFFIWVRGTFPRYRYDQIMRLGWKVFIPLTLIWLVVVAVWMQTPWNIWM
- the nuoI gene encoding NADH-quinone oxidoreductase subunit NuoI, translating into MSRMKEILGSLMLTELIKGLALTGKYALSRKITVQYPEEKTPMSNRFRGLHALRRYPNGEERCIACKLCEAVCPAMAITIESAQRDDGTRRTTRYDIDLTKCIFCGFCEESCPVDSIVETHVLEYHGEKRGDLYYTKEMLLAVGDRYEADIAAAREADAKYR
- a CDS encoding NADH-quinone oxidoreductase subunit J — its product is MTFTTVLFYVFAAIMVLAALRVITAKNPVHAALFLVLAFFNAAGIWLLLKAEFLAIVLVLVYVGAVMVLFLFVVMMLDINIDRMREGFWGYLPVASIVGGLIVLEMGVVLWHGYANFEQSAEAAALNIGGTKELGLQIYTRYIYGFEIAAVVLLVAIIAAVALTLRRRKDTKAIDPGLAVRVKRNDRLKIVKVDTVNQRAIDAANVEKAAAAAAAAAAAAESKEQK
- the nuoK gene encoding NADH-quinone oxidoreductase subunit NuoK; translation: MTLTLAHYLILGAILFAISVVGIFLNRKNIIILLMAIELMLLAVNLNFIAFSHYLGDAAGQIFVFFILTVAAAESAIGLAILVVLFRNLDTINVEDLDRLKG